TTTTGATTAACCAAGCTAAAGATTGTATTGGGCCAATTTAAGTAGTTTCCTTTTTTAGCTCTCGATGTCTTTATTCATACAGTAGGATTATGTTAATTAATTAACAAAGCGAATGGAAACCTCAACTACTGATCCAACCTTGTTGATTCTTATAGGAGGAATAGTTGTTTTACTAGCTGGCTCAGTAGCCTATGGAGTTTATTCGACATTCGGTTCAGGCTCAAAGGAGCTCAGATATACCATCGATGAACATGCAAAAATGCATGAATTAGGTATTGCTCATGGACATGGTGGAAGCTCAGAGGCCTATGAGATGTCTGGAAAACTTCAAAAGGATCAAATTTCGTAAAAAATAAAGTAAGGATATATCTACACTTTTGATGAAAATTTCAGTTATAAAAAAAATTCATCAATATAATCACTCTACTGGGATGTAATATTAATTTTATACGGTCATAAAATTGATCCATTTGATGAAGCCCATATCTTTTTCATGAAGATTCTGAAAAAAAATTCATCTGACCAGCTCAAATGTTGATCAGCACATTAACTGGATTTGCGGCAGGGGCAGTACACGTAGTTAGTGGAGCAGACCATATGGTAGCAATGGCTCCTTCGTCTATACGAAAACCCCGAGTAGCTTTAATTGATGGGTTGGCATGGGGGATTGGACACTCAGCAGGGGTTTTGATCCTTTTATTAATAGCGATTTTAGCTAAGGATTTAATTAACATTGAATTATTGTCTTCTTATGCAGAGTTTCTTGTTGGTATAAGCCTTTTGATTGTGGGGGGGCTAGCTATTAGGACTTCTTTGAAAGTAAATATTCACATGCATCAGCATATGCATGGAGAAGAAAAGTCTCATAAACATTTTCATTTCCATTCACCTGGAAATAAACTTCATAGCAGTCATACTCATGCCGCAACGGGATTAGGAGTTTTGCACGGGTTTGCTGGCGCTAGTCATTTGGTTGCAGTTATTCCTGCATTGGCATTACCTTTGTTTGGAGCGGTGGCTTATCTATTTGCATATTTACTTGGATCAGTCTTCGCAATGGGATGTGTTGTTTTAGGTATTTCTTTCGCAACTAGTAAAGCGAATAAAATGTTTTATCCTTTTTTGATGCGTTCAATAGGAGCACTATCAATAGTGATAGGAGTATTTTGGCTTCAAAAGACTTCGATTCTAACTTTTTAAAAGTCTTTCTTTATGAACTTCACAGCTAGCCTTCTTGCTTTGGGTGGCTTCTTTTTATGGGTTGTTATTGCGACACTAATATGGGCAAGAAGAATGAGAAAGCTGAAAAAAGAATATTCTCTAAATAAATCAAAATTCAAAAATTAATTGATACATCATTTTTCATCTTTAGATACATATTTGTAAGTAAAAATGATTAAAGATTATGTATGATCATTCAACTATAAATAAGATTGATGAAAGGTATTTTGTTTTTCTTAGGTTCTATTTTTAGATGGCCTGTTCAAAATATTAAAGAATTTTTGATTCTTCATGTTTATCTTTTAGGGATATATGGAATAACTTTTTTGCTAAGAAACATAGGGCTAGAAGTATCTAATCTTATTTTTACAGTTGGTTTAATGGCTCCAATAGGTTATCTCATTTATAATGGTCTCCCTTTAGATTGTCTTAATTACAAGTCCGCAATTAAGAGGGAATTAAGCTCTCTAGATTAAATAATAAAGGTTAAAGAGAAAGTTGATTTATAAAACTTGTATTACCTCGCTAACCTCAGGAATCATTTCCCTTAGCTTTCTTTCAATACCCATTTTTAGAGTCATAGTGCTACTTGGGCAACTTCCGCAAGCGCCCTGAAGTCTAACTTTGACGATTGGTCCATCTATTTCAGCGATCTCTACATTTCCTCCATCGGCCATGAGAAATGGTCTTAATTCATCAAGAACCTTTTCAACGTTTTCTGTCGTCAATGCAAGAGTTTCGTCACTCATTTCGGTTTACTTAATTTGATTTTGCTTAGCTTAGTTAATTGCAGGATATTCTATATGTAATCTTGATAAAGATTTTGTTTAATACTAGTTCCTCAGAATCAGAAGATACTTATGACGCAATATTAGTAGGTGCAGGAATTATGAGCTCAACTCTTGCAGTTCTTCTGCATGAGCTTGAGCCAGATTTACGATTGCTAGTTGTTGAAAGATTATCTTCTGCTGGTTTGGAAAGTAGCTGCTCCAAGAATAATGCTGGAACAGGACATGCGGCTAATTGTGAGCTTAATTATACTCCAATCCAAAAGGATGGCTCTCTTATTACTACCAAAGCTTTTGAAATAAATAAATCCTTTGAGCAAAGCTTGGAGTTTTGGGCATCGTTGGTAGAAAAAGGGAAATTGGTGCCAGAAAACTTTTTAAATAATTTGCCACATATCAGCCTTGTCTTTGGAGAAAAAGATATTTCTTTGCTTAAAAAAAGGTTTTCTGAACTGAGTTCTCATGCGGCT
The sequence above is drawn from the Prochlorococcus marinus str. MIT 1013 genome and encodes:
- a CDS encoding hydantoin utilization protein A; its protein translation is MLISTLTGFAAGAVHVVSGADHMVAMAPSSIRKPRVALIDGLAWGIGHSAGVLILLLIAILAKDLINIELLSSYAEFLVGISLLIVGGLAIRTSLKVNIHMHQHMHGEEKSHKHFHFHSPGNKLHSSHTHAATGLGVLHGFAGASHLVAVIPALALPLFGAVAYLFAYLLGSVFAMGCVVLGISFATSKANKMFYPFLMRSIGALSIVIGVFWLQKTSILTF
- a CDS encoding photosystem II reaction center protein PsbN — encoded protein: METSTTDPTLLILIGGIVVLLAGSVAYGVYSTFGSGSKELRYTIDEHAKMHELGIAHGHGGSSEAYEMSGKLQKDQIS
- a CDS encoding NifU family protein, with amino-acid sequence MSDETLALTTENVEKVLDELRPFLMADGGNVEIAEIDGPIVKVRLQGACGSCPSSTMTLKMGIERKLREMIPEVSEVIQVL